CTTCCGGTGAATTTGAAGCTGCGCTTTCGGTGATAAAGTCATCGGTGACAGACGGTTCCGAATTGAGTGAATGTCTGAGCCTTGCCGGCAACACCTGCAACCAGGATGACCATGGCATTTCCAGCCCCGGGGGCCGAGATGTCTTGGAAGTACAATGATAGCTTGGTTTCTTTAAGGTCGGTAGCTTTTGCTGAATATATGGCCGTGGCTAGAAccaaatactaaaaataaattggtGAGTCCTTTTAGTAGAAAGTTTTGTGCCATGGGTGGATTATGCTATATAGAAATGACTTTTGAGTAGTTTGTATTTCTGAGTTCTTAGTGTTATGATCTCTATTTATAAATATTAGGTGAGGGAGATGTTTTTTCTTTCGTATGTAGCTGGAGCTAGAAACTAGAAGAGGGGATTAGGGGGCCTTGTTGTCTAGTATTCAAATGATTCTCTATTTTGTTATCTTGCTCtcttattaaataaatcaagGAAATGCGATAGTATTCAAGCCTTTCTGGCTTTGTTTACTAGTTTTTGTGCATACCCATTAATTGTACATCGTGACTATGACATATATTCTGAACATAGGAAAAATATGCACAGATAGTAGCAAAATTATACCTTAGTTTGTTTTCTCCACGATGTTAAAAACACTTGAGTAGTTTGAATTGGACTCAAAACCTGCTAAGAAATTGAATTTTCAGGTTTTACTCATTTGACTACAactgtatgtatgtatgtatgatTCGGGTTGTTGATATTTTATACCAATTAAACATGGGATGATGAGAACATAATGTATTCTAATGTGTGAAAATTGAATTAATTTACCAATGACAATCAGCAATAAGACAAGGAAGGTGAGTATcatttttttggattaattagACCCAGGTCCTTTAATAAGAACGAGAGTCAAGCCCAATATTCAAGGTCATCTTTAGGAGCGAGAGGATCTATGCGGGTATATCCTACAAGAATGAAGCTAGCGAGGAACCGATAAAAGTATTTGGTGCGCGCAGTGACACAATGTTTGTGGTGCTGTTGTGCATCAGTGGGTTTCAAGACATAAAGATATCAATAATATGAATGAATTACTCGGAATGCTTCATCAATCGATATCCCAAACAATGATGTACATTATACATACAGAAAATGAGGAATGGAGGGAGTGGCTAAGGGAGATATAATGTTACCCTGTGGTTGCAGAACATGACCAATTTTTTTCCGGTGCAGCGGTAAATGATTAATCCCTGATCTTCTCTCTTAGTATTGATCATACTTTGCTTGAGTactattttggatttttctcTTAGGTTAAATGCTTTGAGCACTTTCTAATTAGCCTGTGCTTTGGTTGTTATCGTTAAATATGGTTCAGGAAGCTACAGATGTTCAATGGCCTTATGGCCGTACAGCAACTATACGTATCGGTCCATCATTGACTGGTGGGCCATTTTCGTTGAATCGTGAGGATGAGCCTAATGAACTTCTTTGGTCGGGCCTTTTCTCAACTTGACATTTAATGTGGGCCGATCTTCTCAGGGTATCCAAGAGAATGGCCCTCAACGCAAATACCTGGTTGAAGGTCACTGTAAATTACTTAAAAGAGTAATGCAATAGATACTCCCCagctttctctccctcttttttattcttaacACCTGGGTCTTcaaatatttagctaaattttaattaaaacaccatcttcttctattttaattacCTACTTTTTTAAGGTACTTACATCCGATTTAGCATCTTAGTTATCcactttcactttttcatttaaatattatttctctattctttctccaacaatcatatttttaaaaatttgtcatCTCCTAACACTCATATTTTTCTAAAGTTGTCTTTTACTaatgattatatttttttaaaaaaattattttctaaattgtcatatttttttttttttttaattttgtgtttttgtgtttttgtgttttttttttaaaatatagggttaaatacactTTACATCTCAAAGTTTGAatcgattttcaatttgacatctaatgtttcaatttttacaagggttaaataccaaataccccctggggtttgctaactttatttttaccccctgggatttcatttttatcacaggacccccctgggttttgataaaagaccaagttagtctatccgttagttgaccattaggactgacacgtggaccaatcagatgttgacacgtggcacctatttaatttttttaatttttttttaactaaaaaaaatgttttttttttaaaaaaaagaaaagaaaagaaaaacaattgNNNNNNNNNNNNNNNNNNNNNNNNNNNNNNNNNNNNNNNNNNNNNNNNNNNNNNNNNNNNNNNNNNNNNNNNNNNNNNNNNNNNNNNNNNNNNNNNNNNNactaacggatggactaatttggtcacttatcaaaaccacagggacctcttatgataaaaatgaaaccccatgggagaaaaaataaagttaccaaacctcCCTggggtttggagtatttaaccctttttacaatgcaccccactaaagttaaaaacatttttcaatgtGGCCTATCCATTAACCATTTCCGTTTTCTCTAACAGAAATaatggaaaatattaaattgcccctatatatatatatatatatatatatattattttggtttgactttggggcatttttgaaatttgtgaaaatacatgggacaattttgaaaatttaagacaaaaaaatacacGTGTGGCACGTAACCAATTTTCAGTCAAATTGGATGTAAATTGCTAACGAATATGCCacaatgaaaaattttgaaactttgatggggtgcattataaaaattgaaacattggaggtcaaattgaaaatcggctcaaactttgggagataaagtgtaatttttccaaaattttaatagtatatattaCCATTTATTGAATATGttgttaaagaatttaataacaCCCatgcggaaaaaaaaaaaacaaaaaaaaacaaaggattgaaccaaaattgcaaattttatgATACCACCAattcaaatatgcaaaataactTTGATTTCAAGATAAATAAAACTATTTGCGAACGAATTAGGTACTGTGAGactgatttttaattttatagtagATGGatgataaaatcattttttattagaagggagaaaagaacaaattttttattatataatatatagattGTTGAGTTACAGTGCTTAACAATTTTGCTGAGCATTGTAGCTGCTCGACAATTGGTTGGCTACTTTGTTGAGCTGAATATAAATACTCTAACATGACAAtgtcaaatcaaataaaataagaacaaCAACCATGGGGTGGCCCGATGTGATGGCCGTGACCACTAAATCACATGTTGTGTGGGGGAAGATATCATGTGGTTGAAATATATGATCAAAATGCTAGATAAAGGGAAAAATCATTGACAATATGGTAAAGGTTAAAATTCATTTTGCAATATTCAGTACTGTCTATTTGAACAACACGAGATCTCCAGTTTTTTAATGACTAGAGGCAAGCCAAATCTCTAAATAACATGACAAAGTTTGAAATTAAGCAAGAAACTAAGAATCAAGCACTATTTCTTCAAGTTCAGGTACACCAACTTACAAAATAAATTCCACAAATTGTATTGTCATCTTATTCCAGATACGTTAAACGTGGGCATTCGAAGCCAAATTATTTGTCACTAATTAACGCAGCAAACTTTACCCCTTGATCGAACAATATGGGCGttagattcttcttcttcttcttctgtttctaATTTCTTTGGACCATCTCTTGACTAACCAGTAGCTGAAGCGAACCAAGTCCATCGATACTAATGTTCCTATTATTATCATCGCCGAATCTGTAGCCTTGAAACTAGTAGGTCCAATCATGAAAAGTCTGCAAAGATGACCTGCAGCCATGCAGCGCACAGCGATCCCCAGCAACGCTTTGAGTGGAAACCCATCCATAACCAAAATAATCACCGCAAGCGATACGAAAAATCCAACAGAGTTGGGAACCATGAATGGAAGGAATTCTCGTAAATTGAATGATATATTAGCAGCACTGAAATCGTCACCATTATAAAGGCCAGCGGGAGGACTTAATAAGGATTGGTAGGTAATAGTTGCGATAAGTACAGCCAGAACCAACAAAGCATTTTGAGTTTGTGATGAAGAATTTTTCACTTCCTTTGCTAACGTTTTCCAAAATCTCCAAGGGTTCAGAAGTGAAATCTCATGTAATAAGAAGTGCCAGAGAGTCTGGGGAGGCGGTGCCTCCGTCACCGAGATTTGCCTGTGATGAACATGAGCAGTGTCAATGTGTTCAAGTTCTGAGGCTCTTAAGGCTTCTGCACGCAGAAGCAAATCCCTGAGCATGAAATCAGTGGGCTCACCCGCCATTTGCTGTATCACATCCAACACATCCAAAGCAGTTAAACCACTCTTGTTGGTCAAATTCACACGGATTGCTTCTTGTTGGCTACCATCACAAAGTAGCAATTTCAGTCTGTAACAAGAATTGTAGATAGTGAAAGCATTAAAGAATATATAATGAGGcatgaattaaatttttttttttttttttttttttgggtcaaataaGTAATTTGCATGCTCAAACAAAATAGCAAACTTACCCGCAGCAACAGCCCAACCCCTCAAAGTTCAGGGGAATCAAACACGAGGAAACTAAAGCCCGCAAAAGGCAACCTCACTACATCCAACCCAAACAAATAGAAAGGCAAGCCATTTGACTAGGAACACATTTTCAGAGATATCTTAGGAGCTAACCAATCTTCTATTAGCATAATTAGACTCGAAGAAGAACAACACAatgagaaaatgaatttttttttttttgacatatccgcacGAGGGGGaaggagggattcgaactagtgacatccatTTCATAGGGCGTGGTCTCCagttgattgagctaccccttggggacaatGAGATAATGATTTTATCTTTGTTGCCATAGCCAAGTATTCGTTTATGACAGATTCAATTCTATTTTTGGGCAATGTAGTGTTAAAGGATGGTCTTTCAATAGATGAATCAAATGTTATAGCAGTCAAACATTAATGACCGTTACCAATGGATACACACCAATAGAAATATTGAACTCATTTCAGGTAGGAGATGCCACAATAGCTCATTTCGAATAAGAAAGACCACAAGTGAATCTAGTTAGGGCTGGAGACGAAACACAAACAAGCTcttgtttaataattttctaTCTTCTTCATTAACAAGAAAATGCTCTTTAAATAGAATACAATATAATGATAAACCGAAAAGAACTCTAATTAATCAACTATATATTTACCTTTAAATCTATCTAATACTAATCTTATCTCTATCAATTACCTACTACGGTTCATGAGGTGCAGAGTTTTCTTGGGTTGGTGTTTGATCCATAACTTCAACACTATCATGGCACCGATCACAGACTACATGTGAACTGCAAAATTTTTATGGAATGTTGAGGCTACTACAGCATTTGAATTGATTGGGTCTTTTACATAGGAGTTGAACAGgttgtcttttagtttttcaagagttattttacatatgagttaCA
This window of the Corylus avellana chromosome ca5, CavTom2PMs-1.0 genome carries:
- the LOC132181565 gene encoding uncharacterized protein LOC132181565 → MIVLKLWIKHQPKKTLHLMNRSRLKLLLCDGSQQEAIRVNLTNKSGLTALDVLDVIQQMAGEPTDFMLRDLLLRAEALRASELEHIDTAHVHHRQISVTEAPPPQTLWHFLLHEISLLNPWRFWKTLAKEVKNSSSQTQNALLVLAVLIATITYQSLLSPPAGLYNGDDFSAANISFNLREFLPFMVPNSVGFFVSLAVIILVMDGFPLKALLGIAVRCMAAGHLCRLFMIGPTSFKATDSAMIIIGTLVSMDLVRFSYWLVKRWSKEIRNRRRRRRI